From the Planktothricoides raciborskii GIHE-MW2 genome, the window GTAAATTTAAACCCTCGCTGGCGGATTCTGTACAGATTAAAACTTGAATTTCTCCATCTCTAAACATTCGTTTAATTTGTTCTTTTGGCACCAATCGCCACATATACTTAACCTGGTTATTCTTAACCAGGTTATTCGGCGAATTTACCCCCTCTAGTAACTCCCCACCTCGTCCCGAATAACAAGCCACGCGATCGCCGTATAATTGGCGAATTTGCTCCCGGAGATAATCCATTGTATCCGTATATTGGGTAAAAATAATCGCGCTTTCTCGTTCTAACAATTCCTGCCGTAAAGTTTCCAGCAAAAAAGATAACTTACTATCGTCACCCGTATTTTCAAATTGGCGTAATAAATCTTCTAAATACTCTATCTCTTTCGGATCTACCGGGTTTAATCCAGGGTTTAATCCAGGATTAAAATACTGTTCCAACCCTTGAATCACCGCATCATCTGCATCATCTAAATCCGCCAAATCATCAGGAGTAATACTAATCCCTTCTAACCGTCGTTGTAAAGATTCTCTAATCGCATAAAAAGAACTGGTTAACCGTTTCCGATATAAAGTCATTAAAAAACCTAGGGCTTTCCGGTTCTGTTTTTCCGCTAACTTATAGAAATTTCTCACATAATCGCTTACCGCTTGATATAGAGGAATTTCCCGATCGCTTTCCAGGGCGATCGCATTATCTTGGACAACCCTTTGGGGAATATCTTGGCTTAACATTCCCCGCTTATAATATTCCCGCAAAGTATCGCGAGTATGGCGAAACATCAAATCTTTCAGGGGAGTATTCACCGTCAAATATTGGCGGGATAACTGCATAAAATCCGCATTTTCCAGTAACTTTTTCCCATGCACCAAAGGCTTGCCCCGGTTCCAGGTATCTTGGAGTTGATAGGCTAACACACGGTTATTTTTTTCCAGATATGCTTGGAACCGGGGGCAAGGTTTTCCCCCAAACTGGAAATAATCGCGAGACATTTCTTGCCAAAATTTTAGCAATTGCTCGTCCGGTTTACTTGACAAGGTAGTAGATAATGTGCTAGATAATGTGCTAAAATAATTACAGAAGTTATCCCCATAACGCCAATGACCATTTAAGCCCAACAAATCTAGTAAATCAAATACCTCAATAGGGTCAATTTGCATCGGCGTAGCGGACAATAAAATTAAAGCCTTGGTCTGGGTTTTTAACTGCTGCATCAGTTGCAATAAACTATTGGGAGTTTCCTGACGGGCTTGGGGATTTTTGCGGCGGGCATGATGGGCCTCATCTAAAATAACTAAATCCCAAGGTTCTGCCCCTAACAATTCCCCTTGTCTCTCCTTGCGGCGGACTAAATGAGAAGAAGCTAAAATGCGATCGCACTGATTCCAGGGATTCCCAGAATTAGCCGAAATTTCCGTTATTTTATCCGCCGACTTAAAGCTACCTTGGCGATAACTCCAAAAATCCAAATTAAACTTTTCCCTAAGTTCCTCTTGCCATTGGGGTTGTACCGTTGCCGGGACAAGAATCAACACTCGTTTCACCTTTTGGCTAACCAACAAATAGCGCAAAATCAGCCCGGTTTCAATAGTTTTCCCCAACCCCACCTCATCAGCAATCAAAAAATTATTCGGGAAACTTGCGGCAACGCGGCGCAATATTTTTATTTGATGTAACCAAGGTTTAATCGGAATTGACTTTAAGCAAAAATCCAAACACCCCGGATGTTCGTGTATTTTTAACAGGGCATTTAATAGGTCTGTTTGGTGGGGTGTAGGGGGAAGAGGGGGAAGAGGGGTAAGCCGCCGTCGTGTAGGGTGTAGGGTGTAGGGTGTAGGGAAGAGGGATATTTCTTTTGTAGGGGCGAATGGCCATTCGCCCCTACGACTTTTCACTTCTCCCCCCACACTCCCCACACTCCCTTCATCCCAACTAGGTCTTTCCCCAGGGCTATATCGTAATAACTTTTGGCGAATCGCTTCGGGAACTGCAAATAACTTCACATTCGGGGCTAAATCATGCCAAAGCGTCTCAAACCGATAAACTTCTTCGGTGACACGCTGCATATCTCGATCGCCTTCCCAACTGCAATAAACATGAAACGACTCGATATTTTGTTCCCAACCACTGAGGGATTCATTATTTGACCCAAAGCAAACTAACTGATTATATTCTGCATCGGTAAAAATTCCCACTTTCTCATGGAAAATATGATGGCGATCGAGTTGTTGTTCCGGGCTTTCTGGCGTCCCATCTTTTTGCAGAGGAATGGCAATTTTTATCTCTAAATAACCATATTGAATCAACCAAGCCAAAATTTCAAAATGTT encodes:
- a CDS encoding helicase-related protein, which translates into the protein MLFKEKSWKLSYSSNEDNPIFDFYIPALECSINYDRKSGFFNSAILSKVAGGLGGLLQNEGKMRLILGCQFQPQDLEAIKKGYELREAMISRLDADLTPPETFAQLKHFEILAWLIQYGYLEIKIAIPLQKDGTPESPEQQLDRHHIFHEKVGIFTDAEYNQLVCFGSNNESLSGWEQNIESFHVYCSWEGDRDMQRVTEEVYRFETLWHDLAPNVKLFAVPEAIRQKLLRYSPGERPSWDEGSVGSVGGEVKSRRGEWPFAPTKEISLFPTPYTLHPTRRRLTPLPPLPPTPHQTDLLNALLKIHEHPGCLDFCLKSIPIKPWLHQIKILRRVAASFPNNFLIADEVGLGKTIETGLILRYLLVSQKVKRVLILVPATVQPQWQEELREKFNLDFWSYRQGSFKSADKITEISANSGNPWNQCDRILASSHLVRRKERQGELLGAEPWDLVILDEAHHARRKNPQARQETPNSLLQLMQQLKTQTKALILLSATPMQIDPIEVFDLLDLLGLNGHWRYGDNFCNYFSTLSSTLSTTLSSKPDEQLLKFWQEMSRDYFQFGGKPCPRFQAYLEKNNRVLAYQLQDTWNRGKPLVHGKKLLENADFMQLSRQYLTVNTPLKDLMFRHTRDTLREYYKRGMLSQDIPQRVVQDNAIALESDREIPLYQAVSDYVRNFYKLAEKQNRKALGFLMTLYRKRLTSSFYAIRESLQRRLEGISITPDDLADLDDADDAVIQGLEQYFNPGLNPGLNPVDPKEIEYLEDLLRQFENTGDDSKLSFLLETLRQELLERESAIIFTQYTDTMDYLREQIRQLYGDRVACYSGRGGELLEGVNSPNNLVKNNQVKYMWRLVPKEQIKRMFRDGEIQVLICTESASEGLNLQTCGVLINYDLPWNPMRVEQRIGRLDRIGQRYPTVKVHNFYYDGTVEAKVYKKLRDRINLFTNVVGHLQPILAQVPTFIEKVVMSADPEEEDVLMAEFDRECDRPFLRPDLDEMVGMDVEADLAEIRQTLPVSPITPAEIEQLFTQSEIMAELLRSRGIVFTPIGDKIWQLTYQNQEISVTFYPEVFDEHPSLRLMTLGDQLFEELLVIGC